In Deinococcus aerophilus, the genomic stretch GGGTGCCTCCATTGCCGGGGGCTCCGCAGGAAGTCAGGGCCAGTGCGCCCAGCAGCAGAAATCCGAGTCCGTGGGTCCTGGTGGGAAGGGTCATGGTGAAACCTCCTGGCCGCCTCCGGGGAGGCCGGCGTCCTTTCCGGGCGGGCGCGAAAAGGTCTGTGGGCGAAGTCGGGCAGCCTCCTGCCGTCCGGGAAGCGCCGCTGGGACGCGTCCGGGAAGGGCGGGAAAGAACCGGGCTGTGGACCTGTCCCCAGCTTAGGGAGGACCGCTCCGGCTGCCCACTGCCAGAAGACAGTGCCCACATGGACCGGCCTTGAGCGTGATCTCATGCGGGCCTCAAAAAGGCTGAGCCGCGCCGGATGGTGGTTCCGGACCAGCGCGGCGAACGGTCCAGCATAGACTCTGGGGATGATCTGTCTCCCCTGTTCAGGACTGGACGTCCGTTTTGCTTTCGCCTATACTTCGGCGGGGTTGTTATGTTACTAGCAGAAATTATCAGTGTGGGCACGGAGCTGCTGTTCGGCGAGATCGTCGACAGCAACGCCGCCTTTCTGGCCCGCGAGCTGGGAGGGCGGGGCGTCACGCTGCACCGCAAAACCGTGCTGGGCGACAACCTGGGACGCGTCACCGAGGCCGTACAGCTGGCCCTGTCGCGCGCCGATCTGGTGATCCTGGGCGGTGGCCTGGGCCCCACCGACGACGACCTGACCCGCGAGGCGATTGCCGCCGCGCTGGAAGAGGAACCCGCCGAGGACCCGGCGCTGCTTGCGTGGCTTGAAGGGCTGTATACCTCGCGCGGCCGGGAGATGCCACAGGTGAACCGCAAGCAGGCGTGGCTGATTCCCAGCGCCGAGGCCCTGCCCAATCCGGTGGGTACCGCGCCGGGATGGTTCGTGAGGACGAACGGCAAATACGTCGTCGCCCTGCCCGGCCCCCCGCGCGAGATGACACGCATGTGGCGCGAGCAGGTGCTGCCCCGGCTGCCGCTGCCGACCCGGGCGCTGGTCTCCACGACCGTCCACACCCAGGGCATCGGCGAGAGCAATGTGGCCGAGTTGCTGACTCCGTGGACCGGGCAGGCCAATCCCAGCGTCGCCACCTACGCCCGCAAGACCGGCGTGGATGTGCGCGTGGCGGCCAGCGCCGACACCGAAGCGGCGGCGCGCGCGCTGCTCGCTCCGGTGCTGGAACAGGTCCGCGCGCGGCTCTCGCGCTGGACCTGGGGTGAGGATGCCCAGACCCTGGCCGGTGCCCTGGGCGCGGCGCTGCGGGGCCGGACCCTGGGCGTGATCGAGGCGGGCAGTGCGGGCAACCTGTGCGGACTCCTGGCCGACGAACCCGCCTTTCTGGACGCCGCCGTCACGGTGGACCACGCCCGGTTGATCACGCTGGGCCTGACCCCCGTGACCCTGCGCGACGCCGGACTGGTCAGCGAGGCCGCCGCGCTGGAACTGGCTGCCGGAGCGCGCGAACACCTGGGAGCCGAGATCGGGCTGGCCGTGGTGGTGGGCGTGGCGGGCGAGCAGGCCGGACAGGCCTACGCGGCCATCGATGCCGGCGAGTGGCAAAAGGCGGTCGGCATCAACTGGCCGGGCGACGCCGATCAGGTGCGTGAACGCGCCGCGGTCACCGCGCTGGCCCTGGCCTACCGCACGCTCCGGCCCGGCGGGGTGCTGGCATGAAGATCAAACGGCACAGCAAACAGAAGGTGGCTTCCGGGCAGCCGGAACAGCGGCCCCGGCCCGTTCCTGAGGACACCTCCGGCCTGCCGGCCATTCCGGCGCTCGCTCCGGCCGCCGCACCGAAAGCGCCGGAGGGCCGCAGGCCCCGGGAGCGCACCCCCCGGCAGGG encodes the following:
- a CDS encoding CinA family nicotinamide mononucleotide deamidase-related protein; this translates as MLLAEIISVGTELLFGEIVDSNAAFLARELGGRGVTLHRKTVLGDNLGRVTEAVQLALSRADLVILGGGLGPTDDDLTREAIAAALEEEPAEDPALLAWLEGLYTSRGREMPQVNRKQAWLIPSAEALPNPVGTAPGWFVRTNGKYVVALPGPPREMTRMWREQVLPRLPLPTRALVSTTVHTQGIGESNVAELLTPWTGQANPSVATYARKTGVDVRVAASADTEAAARALLAPVLEQVRARLSRWTWGEDAQTLAGALGAALRGRTLGVIEAGSAGNLCGLLADEPAFLDAAVTVDHARLITLGLTPVTLRDAGLVSEAAALELAAGAREHLGAEIGLAVVVGVAGEQAGQAYAAIDAGEWQKAVGINWPGDADQVRERAAVTALALAYRTLRPGGVLA